One window of Hymenobacter sp. BRD128 genomic DNA carries:
- the rpsA gene encoding 30S ribosomal protein S1: MAEMVDDFDWDNVGASGFGGNYNAEQRAELEKMYGDTLTTVQEEEVIKGTVVGITDRDVILNIGFKSDGLVPLSEFRDLPELKVGDEVDVFIEDQEDANGQLILSRKKAKIKQAWNAIYAALENDTVLEGVVKRRTKGGLIMEMDGVEAFLPGSQIDVKPIRDFDIYVGRRMEVKVVKINAAFDNVVVSHKVLIEKDLEQQREAILNNLEKGQILEGNIKNMTNFGVFIDLGGVDGLLHITDISWGRIAHPSEALQLDQKLNVVVLDFDEAKKRISLGLKQLTPHPWDSLPADLGPGSRVQGRIVNVADYGAFMEVVPGVEGLIHVSEMSWSQHLRNPQDFIKQGDTVEAVVLTLDREDRKMSLGIKQLTEDPWTRADFAEKFAVGTKHSGAVRNLTNFGLFVELEEGVDGLVHVSDLSWTKKIKHPSEVVKVGDKLDVVVLELDMPARRLALGVKQLEENPWDTFQTVFTPGSVHKATITEKSDRGAVLELPYGIEGFAYPKGLVKEDGTTAENGEQLDFRVTEFSKDDRRIVLSHTAVFNKEDESNKTTNSKFAKKAPTGGAGASQGEGKLSDLKKPAEKNTLGDLDALSALRDQLAGAERQAGEDKLRARQDAPAAGAAPDNAEIA; encoded by the coding sequence ATGGCAGAAATGGTTGACGACTTCGACTGGGACAATGTTGGAGCAAGCGGCTTCGGCGGCAATTACAACGCCGAGCAACGCGCCGAACTCGAAAAAATGTACGGCGACACCCTCACCACCGTTCAGGAGGAAGAGGTAATTAAAGGCACCGTGGTGGGCATCACCGACCGCGATGTTATCCTGAACATCGGCTTCAAATCGGACGGCCTCGTGCCCCTGAGCGAATTCCGCGACCTGCCCGAGCTCAAAGTGGGCGACGAGGTTGACGTGTTCATCGAAGACCAGGAAGATGCTAACGGTCAGCTCATCCTGAGCCGTAAGAAAGCTAAAATCAAGCAGGCCTGGAACGCTATCTACGCGGCCCTGGAGAATGACACCGTGCTGGAAGGCGTGGTGAAGCGCCGCACCAAGGGCGGCCTCATCATGGAGATGGATGGCGTAGAAGCCTTCCTCCCCGGCTCGCAAATCGACGTGAAACCCATCCGCGACTTCGACATCTATGTTGGTCGCCGCATGGAAGTGAAAGTGGTGAAAATCAACGCTGCTTTCGACAACGTAGTGGTGTCGCACAAAGTCCTGATTGAGAAGGACCTCGAGCAGCAGCGCGAAGCCATCCTGAACAACCTCGAAAAAGGTCAGATTCTGGAAGGCAACATCAAGAACATGACCAACTTCGGCGTGTTCATCGACCTCGGCGGTGTCGATGGTCTGCTGCACATCACGGACATTTCGTGGGGCCGCATCGCTCACCCGAGCGAAGCACTGCAGCTCGACCAGAAACTCAACGTGGTGGTGCTGGACTTCGACGAAGCCAAGAAGCGCATCTCGCTGGGCCTGAAGCAACTGACGCCCCACCCGTGGGATTCGCTGCCGGCCGACCTCGGCCCCGGCTCGCGCGTACAGGGCCGCATCGTGAACGTAGCCGACTACGGCGCGTTCATGGAAGTGGTACCGGGCGTTGAAGGCCTCATCCACGTTTCGGAAATGAGCTGGAGCCAGCACCTGCGCAACCCGCAGGACTTCATCAAGCAGGGCGACACGGTAGAGGCAGTCGTACTGACCCTCGACCGCGAAGACCGCAAGATGAGCCTGGGCATCAAGCAACTGACCGAAGACCCGTGGACCCGCGCCGACTTCGCTGAGAAGTTTGCCGTAGGCACCAAGCACAGCGGCGCCGTGCGCAACCTGACCAACTTCGGCCTGTTCGTAGAGCTGGAAGAAGGTGTGGATGGCCTCGTGCACGTATCGGACCTGTCGTGGACCAAGAAAATTAAGCACCCTTCGGAGGTGGTGAAGGTTGGCGACAAGCTCGACGTAGTAGTACTGGAGCTGGATATGCCCGCTCGCCGCCTAGCCCTGGGCGTGAAGCAGTTGGAAGAAAACCCCTGGGATACTTTCCAGACGGTGTTCACCCCTGGCTCGGTGCACAAGGCGACCATCACCGAGAAGTCGGACCGTGGCGCGGTACTCGAACTGCCGTACGGCATCGAGGGCTTCGCTTACCCCAAAGGCCTGGTGAAAGAGGATGGCACGACCGCCGAGAACGGCGAGCAGCTGGACTTCCGCGTTACCGAGTTCTCGAAGGATGACCGCCGCATCGTGCTCTCGCACACCGCCGTGTTCAACAAAGAGGACGAAAGCAACAAGACGACCAACTCGAAATTTGCCAAGAAGGCCCCGACCGGTGGCGCTGGCGCTAGCCAGGGCGAAGGCAAGCTGAGCGACCTTAAGAAGCCCGCTGAGAAGAACACTCTCGGCGACCTCGACGCCCTCAGCGCCCTGCGCGACCAGCTTGCTGGCGCCGAGCGCCAGGCCGGCGAAGACAAGCTGCGCGCCCGCCAGGATGCTCCCGCCGCCGGCGCTGCTCCCGACAACGCGGAGATTGCCTAA
- a CDS encoding molybdopterin oxidoreductase family protein — protein sequence MSTLSPASPSICCYCGVGCGVLVQPEKNGDVTVVGNPDYPVNKGALCSKGLNLQYTVNDRSDRLLYPQMRYSKNHPVQRVSWDEALARTAAVFKTFIDQYGPDSVAFYASGQCLTEEYYVLNKLMKGFIGSNNLDTNSRLCMSSAVVGYKMALGEDSVPVCYDDIELADCLLVAGANPAWCHPILWRRVEAHKAANPTTKVIVIDPRATDSTALADLHLQLIPGTDVVLLQALARVLIENGDIDLAFIEQHAEGFETYRDSVLARPLAESAQLCGVPEEAIRLAASYLGSARAFLSMWTMGLNQSAVGVDKNLALLNLHLITGQIGRPGAGPLSLTGQPNAMGGREVGGLSNLLPAHRNLASPAHRAEVQQFWGSGPLAATPGYTATEMFEALADGRLKAIWILCTNPLTSLPNARQAEAALAKARFVVVQEISHKPETLAYADVILPAAAWAEKEGTMTNSERRISHLAKVVAAPGEALPDAEIICRFARAMGFSGFDYPSPAAIYEEHARLTAGTTLDISGLTYRILQERGSVQWPYRASQPAPDTARLFTDQQFYTPSRRAIIHPVQVAFRSEATDTDFPFILTTGRIRDQWHTMTKTGKVSKLNQHSPKLFWKYTRTMPPRWAWPRATS from the coding sequence ATGTCAACCCTCTCCCCCGCCTCTCCGTCCATCTGCTGCTACTGCGGGGTAGGCTGCGGGGTGCTGGTGCAGCCCGAGAAAAATGGCGACGTGACCGTGGTCGGCAACCCCGATTACCCCGTGAACAAAGGTGCGCTGTGCAGCAAAGGGCTAAATCTGCAATACACCGTCAACGACCGCTCCGACCGCCTGCTGTACCCGCAGATGCGCTACAGCAAAAACCACCCGGTGCAGCGCGTGAGCTGGGACGAGGCCCTGGCCCGCACCGCGGCCGTTTTCAAGACCTTTATTGACCAGTATGGCCCCGATTCGGTGGCTTTCTACGCCTCGGGTCAGTGCCTCACCGAGGAATACTACGTGCTCAATAAGCTCATGAAGGGCTTTATTGGCAGCAATAATCTCGACACCAACTCGCGCCTGTGCATGAGCAGCGCCGTGGTGGGCTACAAAATGGCGTTGGGCGAAGACAGCGTGCCGGTGTGCTACGACGATATCGAGCTGGCCGACTGCCTGCTGGTGGCCGGCGCCAACCCCGCCTGGTGCCACCCCATCTTGTGGCGCCGCGTGGAGGCGCACAAAGCCGCCAACCCAACCACCAAAGTCATCGTCATTGACCCGCGCGCCACCGACTCTACCGCGCTGGCCGACCTGCACTTGCAGCTCATTCCCGGTACCGATGTGGTGCTGCTTCAAGCCCTGGCTAGGGTGCTCATTGAGAATGGCGACATCGACCTGGCTTTCATCGAGCAGCACGCCGAAGGCTTCGAGACGTACCGCGATAGTGTGCTGGCGCGCCCCCTGGCCGAGTCGGCGCAGCTATGCGGCGTGCCGGAAGAAGCTATTCGACTGGCCGCTAGCTACCTCGGCAGCGCCCGGGCCTTCCTCTCGATGTGGACGATGGGCCTGAACCAGAGTGCCGTGGGGGTCGATAAAAACCTGGCGCTGCTGAATCTGCACCTCATCACGGGTCAGATTGGCCGGCCCGGCGCGGGGCCGCTCTCGCTCACCGGCCAGCCCAATGCGATGGGCGGGCGCGAGGTGGGCGGCCTCAGCAACCTGCTGCCCGCCCACCGCAACCTGGCTAGCCCCGCTCACCGCGCCGAGGTGCAGCAGTTCTGGGGCAGCGGGCCGCTGGCCGCCACGCCCGGCTACACGGCCACCGAAATGTTTGAGGCCCTGGCAGATGGCCGCCTCAAAGCCATCTGGATACTCTGCACCAACCCGCTCACCAGCTTGCCCAACGCACGCCAGGCCGAGGCGGCCCTGGCCAAGGCCAGATTTGTGGTGGTGCAGGAAATCAGCCACAAGCCCGAAACGCTGGCCTACGCCGACGTTATTCTGCCCGCCGCCGCCTGGGCCGAAAAAGAAGGCACCATGACCAATTCGGAGCGCCGCATCAGCCACCTGGCGAAGGTGGTGGCCGCGCCCGGCGAGGCCCTGCCCGATGCCGAAATTATCTGCCGCTTTGCGCGGGCGATGGGCTTTAGTGGTTTCGACTACCCTAGCCCGGCGGCTATCTATGAGGAACATGCGCGCCTGACGGCCGGCACCACGCTCGATATTTCGGGTCTGACTTACCGCATTTTGCAGGAACGCGGGTCGGTGCAGTGGCCCTACCGGGCTAGCCAGCCGGCGCCCGACACAGCCCGCTTATTTACCGACCAGCAGTTTTATACGCCGTCGCGCCGGGCTATCATTCACCCGGTGCAGGTCGCGTTCCGCAGCGAAGCGACGGATACCGATTTTCCTTTCATCCTCACTACCGGCCGCATCCGCGACCAGTGGCACACGATGACCAAGACGGGCAAAGTCAGCAAGCTGAACCAGCACAGCCCCAAGCTTTTCTGGAAATACACCCGCACGATGCCGCCGCGCTGGGCGTGGCCGAGGGCGACCTCGTAA
- a CDS encoding FAD-dependent oxidoreductase: MEIHPHDAAALGVAEGDLVTVTSRRGEVRVAARLAAGLRPGVVFLPMHWGKQLGSDLNRANNVTSGALDPLSKEPDLKFCAVHVVKYAKPRQHIVIIGAGAGAHGFVRSYREVNQEDDITIFSKEDQPFYNRVMLPDYISGHQSWAQLVKMQDHEEPAHAIALRRGVHVTEVNRAEKYVVDSLGQRTSYDVLILATGSRAAVPRGVPTLPGIFTMRSRTDADNFRQHLPEQAHVVIVGGGLLGLEMAASLREVGTRVTIIQRISRFLDRQLDALGSQLLQEEMVDQGCDLYFNDEVELYYGRARLTGVGLKSGRRLDCDALILAIGTVPNVELARDCGLACQRGVVVDAHLQTSDPNVFALGEIAEFQGTLYGITAAAEQQAAVLARYLSGDVASQYLGSTFMNIIKIHGFDLCSIGLPECPNSTDYEEIVFTDKAKRYYKKCIIHQDRLVGAILIGDKHEFQEYRDLIANRTELSDKRLQLLRSGGQATPVLGRLVCSCNNVGADNLRQAIATGCNSLKELCASTGAGTGCGSCRPRCSVFFS; the protein is encoded by the coding sequence CTGGAAATACACCCGCACGATGCCGCCGCGCTGGGCGTGGCCGAGGGCGACCTCGTAACGGTGACCTCGCGCCGGGGTGAGGTGCGCGTGGCGGCGCGGCTGGCGGCGGGCCTACGGCCGGGCGTGGTGTTTTTGCCTATGCACTGGGGCAAGCAGCTAGGCTCCGATTTGAACCGGGCCAACAACGTGACTTCCGGCGCGCTCGACCCCCTTTCCAAGGAACCCGACTTGAAGTTTTGCGCGGTGCACGTCGTCAAGTATGCCAAGCCCCGGCAGCACATCGTCATCATCGGCGCGGGCGCGGGCGCGCACGGCTTCGTGCGGTCGTATCGCGAAGTTAATCAAGAAGATGACATTACCATTTTCAGCAAGGAAGACCAGCCGTTTTATAACCGCGTGATGCTGCCCGACTACATCAGCGGCCACCAAAGCTGGGCGCAGCTGGTAAAAATGCAGGACCACGAGGAGCCGGCCCACGCCATAGCCCTGCGGCGCGGCGTGCACGTGACGGAGGTAAACCGCGCCGAGAAATACGTGGTCGATTCGCTGGGCCAGCGCACCAGCTACGACGTGCTCATCCTGGCCACCGGCAGCCGGGCGGCCGTGCCGCGCGGCGTGCCCACGCTGCCCGGCATCTTCACGATGCGCAGCCGCACCGACGCCGATAACTTCAGGCAGCACCTGCCCGAGCAGGCGCACGTGGTGATAGTGGGGGGTGGCCTGCTCGGCCTCGAAATGGCCGCTTCCTTGCGCGAGGTGGGCACCCGCGTCACGATTATTCAGCGCATTTCGCGGTTTCTCGACCGGCAGCTCGATGCGCTGGGCAGCCAGCTTCTGCAGGAGGAAATGGTGGACCAGGGCTGCGACCTTTACTTCAACGACGAGGTGGAGCTGTACTACGGCCGCGCCCGCCTCACCGGCGTGGGCCTTAAGAGCGGCCGCCGCCTCGACTGCGACGCCCTTATCCTGGCCATCGGCACGGTGCCCAACGTGGAGCTGGCGCGCGACTGCGGGCTAGCCTGCCAGCGCGGCGTGGTGGTCGATGCCCACCTGCAAACCAGCGACCCTAACGTATTTGCGCTGGGCGAAATCGCCGAATTCCAGGGCACGCTCTACGGCATCACGGCGGCGGCCGAGCAGCAGGCGGCCGTGCTGGCCCGCTACCTCAGCGGCGACGTGGCTAGCCAGTACCTGGGCAGTACGTTTATGAACATCATCAAGATTCACGGCTTCGACCTGTGCAGCATCGGCCTGCCCGAATGCCCTAACAGCACTGATTACGAAGAGATTGTCTTTACCGACAAAGCCAAGCGCTACTACAAGAAATGCATCATCCACCAGGACCGGCTAGTGGGCGCCATTCTTATCGGCGATAAACATGAGTTTCAGGAATACCGCGACCTCATCGCCAACCGCACCGAGCTGAGCGACAAGCGCCTGCAACTGCTGCGCAGTGGTGGCCAGGCCACGCCAGTGCTCGGCAGGCTGGTGTGCAGCTGTAATAACGTGGGCGCCGACAACCTGCGCCAGGCCATCGCCACCGGCTGCAACTCGCTCAAGGAACTGTGCGCCAGCACCGGCGCGGGCACCGGCTGCGGCTCGTGCCGCCCGAGGTGCAGCGTATTTTTCAGTTAG
- the cphA gene encoding cyanophycin synthetase: MKIIDLRTMRGPSYWSVKHYRLIVCKVDLQEFAGEWSNTIDGFAERLTALLPGIGQPQQASRPSSKQLAKHPPLTQEQLADGEPLGHVIQHVALELQRQAGMPVYWGKSYPAREEGVEYVVFAYQEERAGRYAAEAAVDLVEALCKGEAFSLKPVINELHDIREEEFFGPSTWSIVAEAASRNIPYIQLKNSSIIQLGYGVNQRRIWATTTNLTSHAGVEVAGNKNRTKAMLADGGVPVPRGTTVYSEDGLRDAIEELGFPIVTKPLDGNHGKGATIRITNWDDAVEGLKAAKEYSRAVIVEQFVEGDDYRLLVVNGKLIAAAKRTPAAVTGDGQKTIQQLIEEVNKDPRRGVGHEKVLTSIKADQHTLDILKGRDLTLESVLPAGETLYLKSTANISTGGTATDVTDLIHPYNLLLAERVAGIVGLDICGIDLLTSDIAIPLNETRGAVIEVNAAPGFRMHIAPTDGLPRNVAAPVIDMLFPPGSTARIPIIAVTGTNGKTTTTRLIAHLVASIGYKVGFTTTDGIYIQGVQLQKGDCTGGQSAEFVLRDPTVNYAVLETARGGMLRSGLGFHTCDIAVVTNVAADHLGMRDIHTVEEMAAVKGVLPRTVQKYGWAVLNADDDLVYEMGRNLDCRVAYFSMNEHNPRIQEHVEAGGVAAVYEEGYLTIYKNSYKLRIDRAAEFPVTFGGRATFNIENSLAAALAGYLAGFDKDTIKTAFRTFVPSATKTPGRMNVYKFPRFEVIVDYAHNTAGISKFADFMNATPASRKIGVVSGLGDRRDEDTLGFARIAGRIFDEVILRQDRDLRGKSAEFLQEIMTRGLRLDKPELPITYIENELDAIDHVLATAPDGAVITLLTENISGTLKKLDEFEASLKNG; this comes from the coding sequence ATGAAGATTATTGACCTCCGCACCATGCGCGGGCCGAGCTACTGGTCGGTGAAGCACTACCGCCTGATTGTATGCAAAGTTGATTTACAAGAATTTGCCGGCGAATGGAGCAATACCATTGACGGCTTTGCCGAGCGTCTCACGGCCCTGCTGCCCGGCATTGGGCAGCCTCAGCAGGCTAGCCGGCCGTCGAGCAAGCAGCTCGCTAAGCACCCACCCCTGACGCAAGAGCAGCTGGCCGATGGCGAGCCGCTGGGGCACGTTATCCAGCACGTGGCGCTGGAGTTGCAGCGCCAGGCTGGCATGCCGGTTTACTGGGGCAAAAGCTACCCGGCCCGCGAGGAAGGCGTAGAGTACGTGGTGTTTGCCTACCAGGAAGAGCGCGCTGGCCGCTACGCCGCCGAGGCCGCCGTAGACCTGGTAGAGGCGCTCTGCAAGGGCGAGGCATTCAGCCTCAAGCCGGTTATCAACGAGCTGCACGACATTCGGGAAGAAGAGTTTTTCGGGCCGAGCACCTGGAGCATTGTGGCCGAGGCTGCCTCGCGCAACATTCCGTACATTCAGCTGAAAAACAGCTCAATAATTCAGCTTGGCTACGGTGTAAACCAGCGCCGCATCTGGGCTACCACTACCAACCTGACCTCGCACGCGGGCGTGGAGGTGGCCGGCAATAAAAACCGCACCAAGGCTATGCTGGCCGATGGCGGCGTGCCGGTGCCGCGCGGCACCACCGTGTATTCGGAAGACGGCCTGCGCGACGCTATCGAGGAGTTGGGCTTTCCCATCGTGACCAAGCCGCTCGATGGCAACCACGGCAAAGGCGCCACCATCCGCATCACGAACTGGGACGACGCCGTGGAAGGGCTTAAAGCGGCCAAAGAATACTCGCGGGCCGTGATTGTGGAGCAGTTTGTGGAGGGCGACGACTACCGCCTGCTGGTGGTGAATGGCAAGCTTATTGCCGCCGCCAAGCGCACGCCCGCTGCCGTAACGGGCGATGGGCAAAAAACTATCCAGCAGCTCATTGAGGAAGTAAATAAGGACCCGCGCCGGGGCGTGGGTCACGAAAAAGTACTCACCAGCATCAAGGCTGACCAGCACACGCTGGACATCTTAAAGGGCCGCGACCTGACCCTGGAATCGGTGCTACCGGCCGGCGAAACGCTGTATCTCAAGAGCACCGCCAACATCAGCACCGGTGGCACGGCCACCGACGTGACCGACCTCATTCACCCCTACAACCTGCTGCTGGCCGAGCGCGTGGCGGGTATCGTGGGCCTCGACATCTGCGGCATCGACTTGCTAACCAGCGACATCGCTATTCCGCTGAATGAAACGCGCGGCGCGGTGATTGAGGTGAACGCGGCCCCCGGCTTCCGGATGCACATCGCGCCTACTGATGGCCTGCCGCGCAACGTGGCGGCGCCGGTGATTGACATGCTCTTTCCGCCCGGCTCAACGGCGCGGATTCCAATTATCGCCGTGACCGGCACTAATGGCAAGACCACCACCACGCGCCTCATTGCGCACTTGGTGGCTAGCATCGGCTACAAGGTCGGCTTTACGACTACCGATGGCATTTATATTCAAGGTGTTCAGCTGCAAAAAGGCGACTGCACCGGCGGGCAAAGCGCCGAATTTGTGCTGCGTGACCCCACGGTGAACTACGCCGTGCTGGAGACGGCGCGCGGCGGCATGCTGCGCTCGGGCTTAGGCTTCCACACCTGCGACATTGCGGTGGTAACCAACGTGGCGGCCGACCACCTGGGTATGCGCGACATCCATACCGTGGAGGAAATGGCGGCCGTGAAGGGCGTGCTGCCCCGCACGGTGCAGAAATACGGCTGGGCCGTGCTCAACGCCGACGACGACCTGGTGTATGAGATGGGCCGTAACCTCGACTGCCGCGTAGCTTATTTTTCGATGAATGAGCATAATCCGCGTATTCAGGAGCACGTGGAGGCCGGCGGCGTGGCGGCCGTGTACGAGGAAGGCTACCTCACGATTTACAAGAACTCGTACAAGCTGCGCATCGACCGGGCGGCCGAGTTTCCGGTCACGTTTGGCGGGCGGGCTACCTTTAACATTGAAAATTCGCTGGCCGCCGCCCTGGCCGGCTATCTGGCGGGCTTTGACAAGGACACGATTAAGACGGCGTTCCGCACCTTCGTGCCCTCGGCAACCAAGACGCCGGGCCGCATGAACGTCTACAAGTTTCCGCGCTTCGAGGTGATTGTGGACTACGCGCACAATACGGCGGGCATCAGCAAGTTTGCCGACTTTATGAACGCCACGCCGGCTAGCCGCAAAATCGGCGTGGTGAGCGGCCTGGGCGACCGCCGCGATGAAGATACTTTAGGGTTTGCGCGCATCGCGGGCCGCATTTTCGACGAGGTTATTTTGCGGCAGGACCGGGATTTGCGCGGCAAGTCGGCTGAGTTTCTGCAAGAAATAATGACGCGCGGCCTGCGCCTCGACAAGCCCGAGCTGCCCATTACCTACATTGAGAATGAGCTGGATGCCATCGACCACGTGCTGGCCACGGCGCCCGATGGCGCCGTCATCACGCTGCTAACCGAGAATATCAGCGGCACGCTTAAGAAGCTCGACGAGTTTGAGGCCAGCCTCAAAAACGGCTAG
- a CDS encoding rubredoxin, whose translation MSHLVKINLAGGLVSAGDLLTILEAAERAQVEQVRFGNRQQLFFEVGATHRRGLLHTLGQAGIACEVDADKHPNISSSYVVEEVFHNTAWLREGVYRNILDLFDYQPKLKINLIDRHQTFIPFFTGNLNFITSDTSNYWYLYLRFPQTNAVYCWPGLVYSEDIPGLSRAVEWAIFANKDQFYDQPAADGALLHRLVSDSQRFITQPITTPLSLPDFTLPYYEGFNRYGSKLWLGIYRRDEQFSVAFLKDVCQVCLRTRLGQLCTTPWKSLIIKGIALADRPHWDAVLRRHRINVRHAANELNWQVEDHCAHGLALKHELVRHFNEEDVRTFQLCFAIKTKPKTGLFGSIVVRRHFDSLTQTGLHAEQYEVLHTRDFNPNSKDFISFRKKVSRENLPWYLTQLCDQFYEQQAAASLPAAPPAEVASPSSTAPDQPPLYQCRRCFTIYDEAYGDAAQGIAPGTPWAELASYACPTCEAPKETFAAVTTRFQPA comes from the coding sequence TTGTCTCACCTCGTCAAAATTAATCTGGCCGGCGGCCTCGTGTCGGCCGGCGATTTGCTCACCATCTTGGAAGCGGCCGAGCGCGCACAAGTCGAGCAAGTGCGGTTTGGCAATCGGCAGCAGCTGTTTTTTGAGGTAGGTGCCACGCACCGGCGCGGGCTGCTGCACACGCTGGGCCAGGCCGGTATCGCGTGCGAGGTCGATGCCGATAAGCACCCCAATATCAGCAGCTCCTACGTGGTGGAGGAAGTTTTTCATAACACGGCCTGGCTGCGCGAGGGCGTGTACCGCAACATTCTGGACCTCTTCGATTACCAGCCCAAGCTGAAAATCAACCTCATCGACCGCCACCAGACGTTCATTCCTTTCTTCACCGGCAACCTCAACTTCATCACCTCCGACACCAGCAATTACTGGTATCTCTACCTGCGCTTTCCGCAAACCAATGCCGTGTACTGCTGGCCCGGCCTCGTTTATTCGGAGGATATCCCCGGCCTGAGCCGCGCCGTGGAATGGGCCATTTTTGCCAATAAGGACCAGTTTTACGACCAGCCGGCGGCCGATGGCGCACTGCTGCACCGCCTCGTGAGCGACAGCCAACGCTTTATCACGCAGCCCATTACTACGCCGCTTAGCCTGCCCGATTTCACGCTGCCCTACTACGAAGGCTTCAACCGCTACGGCAGCAAGCTGTGGCTAGGCATCTACCGGCGCGACGAGCAGTTTTCGGTGGCTTTCCTCAAAGACGTGTGCCAGGTATGCCTGCGCACGCGCCTCGGCCAGCTCTGCACCACGCCCTGGAAGTCGCTCATCATCAAAGGTATTGCCCTGGCCGACCGCCCGCACTGGGACGCCGTGCTGCGCCGCCACCGCATCAACGTGCGCCACGCCGCCAATGAGCTAAACTGGCAGGTCGAGGACCACTGCGCCCACGGCCTAGCCCTGAAGCACGAGCTGGTGCGCCATTTCAACGAGGAGGATGTGCGCACGTTTCAACTGTGCTTTGCTATCAAAACCAAGCCCAAGACCGGCCTGTTCGGCTCCATTGTGGTGCGCCGCCACTTCGACAGCCTCACCCAAACCGGCCTGCACGCCGAGCAGTACGAGGTGCTGCACACCCGCGATTTCAACCCCAACAGCAAGGATTTCATCAGCTTCCGCAAAAAGGTGAGCCGCGAAAACCTACCCTGGTACCTCACCCAGCTCTGCGACCAGTTTTACGAGCAGCAGGCCGCCGCTAGCCTGCCCGCCGCGCCGCCCGCTGAGGTGGCTAGCCCCTCGTCCACAGCTCCTGACCAGCCGCCGCTGTACCAGTGTCGCCGCTGCTTTACTATTTATGATGAGGCCTATGGCGATGCAGCCCAGGGCATTGCGCCCGGCACGCCCTGGGCTGAGCTAGCCAGCTACGCCTGCCCCACCTGCGAGGCGCCGAAAGAGACTTTCGCCGCTGTGACCACCCGCTTTCAGCCAGCATGA
- a CDS encoding bifunctional precorrin-2 dehydrogenase/sirohydrochlorin ferrochelatase yields the protein MPDQNPLFPAFLKLENLRVLLVGGGNVGLEKLTAILRSSPKTAVTIVSLSFLPELRALAASHPGIQLVERGWLETDLDAADIVFAATDDPALHRRIKAAARQRRLLVNVADTPDLCDFYLSSVVQKGQLKVAISTNGKSPTVAKRVRAMLEEALPDELDEVLQQMTVIRGRVSGDFAAKVKSLNAVTAELAGGKAYESPATRKWRRVATGALLAAGGLLASRLFRRPE from the coding sequence ATGCCCGACCAAAATCCCCTTTTCCCCGCCTTCCTCAAGCTCGAAAACCTGCGCGTGCTACTCGTGGGCGGCGGCAACGTGGGCCTCGAAAAGCTCACTGCCATCCTGCGCAGCAGCCCCAAAACGGCCGTTACCATCGTCAGCCTCAGCTTTCTACCCGAGCTGCGCGCCCTGGCGGCTAGCCACCCAGGTATCCAGCTCGTCGAGCGCGGCTGGCTCGAAACCGACCTCGACGCGGCCGACATCGTCTTCGCTGCCACCGACGACCCAGCTCTGCATCGCCGCATCAAGGCCGCCGCCCGCCAGCGCCGCCTGCTCGTGAACGTGGCCGACACGCCCGACCTCTGCGACTTCTACCTCTCCTCGGTGGTGCAAAAAGGCCAGCTCAAAGTGGCTATTTCCACCAATGGTAAGTCGCCCACCGTGGCCAAGCGCGTGCGCGCTATGCTGGAGGAAGCCCTGCCCGACGAGTTAGACGAGGTATTGCAGCAGATGACCGTTATCCGGGGCAGGGTGTCCGGCGACTTCGCCGCCAAAGTGAAGTCGCTCAACGCCGTCACGGCCGAGCTGGCCGGCGGCAAGGCATACGAGTCGCCCGCTACTAGGAAGTGGCGGCGCGTGGCCACGGGCGCGCTGCTTGCGGCTGGGGGTTTGCTGGCTAGCCGGCTGTTTCGGCGGCCGGAGTAA